A genomic segment from Diospyros lotus cultivar Yz01 chromosome 5, ASM1463336v1, whole genome shotgun sequence encodes:
- the LOC127802546 gene encoding probable membrane-associated kinase regulator 6 gives METSQAIAIESFSCSWLTNKRFSFDSLSEPLRTSLDVPGEDISQESDHKIARSKKFLEEAQNFNFDTSFPKAPATLVHADEIFSNGLILPKFGDLGNKGASDASSLAPSSSLRTVCPSDRIRTYFLKRWRKSSRRILKKYLGFFRPFCREVGCSRRGIRVDDIDGREVWEEESLSSSTPQRGKGNYVGNWCDIKRKSIKTTDDSDTGLIRKAKSWSNSLQASPQHSPYYPTGDWSIDSSIYEAILHCKRSFEK, from the exons ATGGAGACCTCACAAGCTATTGCCATTGAGAGCTTTTCGTGCAGTTGGTTGACAAACAAGAGATTTTCTTTCGATAGCCTCAGTGAGCCGCTGAGAACATCTTTAGATGTTCCCGGGGAAGATATCTCACAAGAATCTGATCATAAAATAGCAAGGTCAAAGAAGTTCTTGGAAGAAGCCCAGAATTTCAACTTTGATACTTCCTTCCCTAAGGCTCCTGCAACCCTTGTCCATGCCGATGAAATATTCTCTAATGGACTCATCTTGCCAAAGTTTGGTGACCTGGGAAATAAGGGGGCCTCCGATGCCTCGAGTTTGGCTCCTTCAAGTTCTTTAAGGACTGTTTGCCCATCTGATAGAATCCgcacttattttctcaaaagatGGCGAAAATCATCAAGGAGAATCTTGAAGAAGTACCTTGGCTTTTTCAGGCCCTTTTGCAGGGAGGTGGGCTGCTCAAGAAGAGGCATTAGAGTGGATGATATTGACGGCAGGGAAGTGTGGGAAGAGGAGAGCTTGAGCAGTTCAACTCCCCAAAGAGGAAAAGGAAATTATGTGGGCAATTGGTGTGACATCAAGAGAAAAAGCATTAAAACCACTGATGATTCTGATACAGGATTAATCCGAAAGGCTAAAAGTTGGAGCAATTCACTACAGGCATCTCCACAACACAGTCCATATTATCCTACGGGTGACTGGAGTATCGACAGCTCGATTTATGAGGCCATTCTCCATTGCAAAAGATCTTTTG aaaaatga